CTTATCTTAATCACttctaataaatataattgagagtaattttaaaaatattatataaaaatatcatatttgctcaaatagttatatttatttatatttaggtATTAccataataagtattttttatggTAATAAATgctttaaaatgtttaattgtaaaacaataaatggtttaattttttttaattctaaatcaataactgcttttaattttttaatataaagcgataaatgatttaaaaataataattatatgtatctgtaaaatttaatatatattatcaagcattaatgaatttaaaacatttattacacattaattttttattctaaagtaataaatgctttaatttttttatccatatctttaaaatttaaataattattatatatatatatactaaaacataaaaaataattttaaaaataaaaaataattagttattaattaaattaaatatcatttaaaaaaataaaaaatattattatattttctattattaataattttttttaaaattaatatctatcaagattttaactattaattatttaaactttaaaaaattaatagttaaaattttgatagttaattagatataatttaaaaattctttataaaaaattactttaactatcaataatattttttgtctataaaataatattcaatttaattataacaactatttatttttctctaaaactaatttttttaatacttttttcataatatatatatatatatatatatatatatacttctgttattatatttaatttaaatgctGAAAGggttatttcaaataaaaattaaataattactttttaagCATTGTagtaaaatatagaaaataaattatttattaaatataaacattaataaattcCAATTAACACAGTCttctttaaatataattttaaatctgACACTATTCcaataaatatgattaattgcgtttctttattttatgaaaagggtaaaaaataaaataaaattgttgggGACTGAAACAGGCACACAGCTCAGGAAAGGAGAGCACCTTGTGGCAATTAATTGAGAATTAATTGTTGGATGCgtaatatttttagtaaaaaaaaaaaaggagaaagagaaaggaaaatGGGCACAGCAACAGTTTGGTGGAGAGTGAGAGGTATAAGTGTAGGGGTAGGAAGTGAATTGAGGTTGTCCGAAGCCAGAATCCGAAGAAGGGGCATCAGCGTGTCAACGAGAAGTAGTTGCTGTTCGTCGCCACTAACACTAATCGTTTCTTCAATGCCTTATGAGAAGGAACTCGCCGCTGCAAAGAAAGCAGCCACTCTCGCCGCTCGTCTCTGCCAGGTACTCATCCACATCATCTTTTCTTTACCATCGCCattttcataaacaaaagaaaaacccTTGTTTTTCGTTTTATTGAATTTCTTAACTACTTTTGCGCAATtgcatgtttttgtttttgttgcatAGCCTGCTTTGTAAAATTCTTCTATTATTTTTAGATTCATTGGAGACTGATTTATTCTTCTTTTCATGGTTTGTGCAGAAAGTACAGAAGGCTCTTCTGCAATCCGATGTTCACTCAAAGTCGGACAAAAGTCCGGTTACTGTGGCCGACTATGGTTTGTTATCTTACTCCTGCTAGCATTGTGTTTGATTATATGTGTTAATGTTGAATCGTTTTTTTTTGCAAATGCTTACACTGACAAGTTAATTGTAGTTGGAAAATGAAAAGTTTAGTTGTTAACTATTGACTGAGTAGAAGTAGTGCTGATTGGGTAGAATGTTATGCTATTGGATTATGTCTACATAATTAGAAGCTGAACAATGGGAATGGTGTACGCTTTTTAGTTGTCTTCAAAAATACTTGCCATGTTTTCTCAGATGTATAATCCAAGTTTACTGATTTGATCATAACATTTTGTGCATGTAGCATAGTTTATCAGCTCTATTTCAAAGTATTTGGTTGTTCCAGTGCTTTCAGActctcaaaatttattttattttttgcttaTAATAGTTATAGATGATGTGTCCTATTAATATTTAACTAATTCAGTTTACAAGAATGAGCAAACAAATTTTAACAGTATCATTGTAGTTTTGAAGCCTTTTGCATTTCTTGAACAGAGTAGGGGAGTTGTTCTTTAATAATATTGCTACAAATACAAGCTCTACACCAGTGATTTAATAGTCCTAGCATACTTGTTTTAAACCATGTATTGAATTTGAAACACTCTTTTAGTTGAAAAATTGTTAGGATTAGCTATTAAGCCAATTGTTGTAAATCATGTTTGATGATTTACTATGTATTAGCAAGGTTGGCTAGTGTAAAGCATTTTTCCTTACAGGACAGGCACGAGGAAAGACCTTccacttttataaatttgtttctatgTTATGATAGGCAAGTATGCAACTATACCAAATGTTTTGATTGTTTTTTCTCGCTCATTTATATATCTCTACCACATTATGTATTGTTCTGCTACATGTTTCCGTGTTGTATATTAATCATTTTGCAAGTATGAAAAGGGAAACTAATTATATTTAGCTCAACCTGCAAGTTCTTGGGCAAATTTCTCGCACATAACTAGTTCTTATGTGTATTAGTGGATGTTCTTTGTAATGTGGTGATTTAAATTGCTTCTACAAACATATTTTTGGAAAGATCATGTAATATTATGAGCTTATGCTTCATTGCCTATAATATGAACCACACCACTTGTGAACAAGAAAGTTATTTACAATTTTagcaaataattttttattttatattattttagttgcTAAACTTGTTCATTGAGGTTTAGATGAAGTTCCAATTCATTTCACATAAACCGGGCTGCTTTCTTACAGGTTCCCAGGCATTGATCAGCTTTATACTTGAGAGAGAACTTCCTTCTGAACCATTTTCAATAGTAGCCGAGGAGGTGAAATTGTAAATTCTTACAGGTTTCTTGGATATGcagattttgttttcatttccaTGCTTGAGTATAAAATCCAATTTTAAAACTTTAGGATTCAGGGGACCTTCGTAAGGAAAGTGGTCAGGAAACACTGAAACGCATTACAGAACTTGTCAATGATACTCTTGCTAGTGAAGGATCAAATACCTTTCCTTCTTTAACAACAGACGAAGTGCTTGCGGCCATTGATAATGGTAAGTCTGAAGGTGGTTCAGTTGGAAAGCACTGGGTTTTGGATCCGATAGATGGTACAAAAGggtgagtattttttttctcaaaaaaattcattttggtTGTCTTCTGTTTGTCAGCTTCATTATCTTATTTTCATAAGAAAGTGTATTATTCTTGCCGTACGGATTTGTTTATAATATCTTACGTAAAACATATATGAATTTATCTAGTATTATTAATCTGATTATTATCTGAGATTGCAGTTGCCATTcaatatcttattttgtttagGAAGTAAGGACAAGACATATAGCTGTAATGGTGATTTCAGTTTTGACAAGACATTATTTATTACTGACATGGTGAAATTGACTATCTAAAGGAccatttaatttgaaaaaatgttttctgtttcattttatatttcacttttaataaaaaaaaggtcaccttgttttcattttacttcccattttcaaaagtttgtacagtttacagaaaaacaacttattattttctactttcattttcttttgtcACTGTTTCTTGTATCAACTTTTAAAATCAGGAAACATAAAATGATACTAGAAAACCTTTTTCTTCTAGCAAAGGTCCTTAATTTCTCTAGAAGACTTCAGTGTTATGAAAATTGGAATATCTGCTCATACTAAATGAAGactttaaatctatttttttactcataaacatttgataatataaattactagtatattagtgttttttttttctttacttgtCAAAATAATCAAACAtttgattaaataattatt
The sequence above is a segment of the Phaseolus vulgaris cultivar G19833 chromosome 2, P. vulgaris v2.0, whole genome shotgun sequence genome. Coding sequences within it:
- the LOC137811707 gene encoding 3'(2'),5'-bisphosphate nucleotidase 1; translation: MRNIFSKKKKGERERKMGTATVWWRVRGISVGVGSELRLSEARIRRRGISVSTRSSCCSSPLTLIVSSMPYEKELAAAKKAATLAARLCQKVQKALLQSDVHSKSDKSPVTVADYGSQALISFILERELPSEPFSIVAEEDSGDLRKESGQETLKRITELVNDTLASEGSNTFPSLTTDEVLAAIDNGKSEGGSVGKHWVLDPIDGTKGFVRGDQYAIALGLLHEGKVVLGVLACPNLPLASIGSNQQHSSNEVGCLFFAKVGDGTYMQALGGSTQTRVHVWDIDNPEQASLFESFEAAHSSHDLSGSIAEKLGVKAPPVRIDSQAKYGALSRGDGAIYLRFPHKGYREKIWDHAAGSIVVTEAGGIVTDAAGNPLDFSKGKFLDVDTGIIVTNQKLMPSLLRAVKEALNEKASSL